One region of Vibrio zhugei genomic DNA includes:
- a CDS encoding HipA N-terminal domain-containing protein, with translation MSRSVKVFLYGWYTGLLVEDRSGFTFEYDDNYNGPPLSISLPMVKKKYHSKELHPFFRSLAPEGWLLKQYSKHQKIDERDTFQMLCNNGKDMIGAVTFEL, from the coding sequence ATGAGTCGTAGCGTAAAAGTATTTTTGTATGGGTGGTATACAGGGCTACTTGTTGAAGATCGCTCTGGTTTTACTTTTGAATATGATGATAACTATAACGGTCCACCCTTATCGATAAGTCTCCCTATGGTTAAGAAAAAATATCATAGTAAAGAGCTACATCCTTTCTTTAGAAGTTTGGCTCCGGAAGGATGGCTTCTAAAGCAATACTCAAAGCATCAAAAAATAGATGAAAGAGATACATTTCAAATGCTATGCAACAACGGTAAAGACATGATTGGGGCTGTTACATTCGAGCTTTGA
- a CDS encoding ISL3 family transposase: MTYSISGLLRIDGQVIRSVKLDTHSQSIDVFCRRDRRFSVKTPNSLQRSTVNTYLTRIIHDLPISGLQCRVHIELAQTRNTDGVRLIEESEFFEKGVRYSKRFCHQISGLCRHMPISVIAKHFGLLWETVKNIDKALLNRTFPPSDPALLTGLTHIGVDEVARAKGHDYMTVVYDMNTGRLIWVEHGRTSDTLSRFLTQLSRATAEQIKAVAMDMGDSYIKAVTEHLPNADIVFDRFHVMQLYSKIIRKERSFEFKKAENHKDKKLIKGSLFLLLKNAGKLSSSQSDKLDELLESNKHLCFIYMMKEQLQQIWNSTNYPEMEQKLEQWCHLAMQSGILSLQSFVGTLQRHKKGICNYATYHLTSAAIEAGNVSIGMLRKRARGIRDTEYFKLKIKQISVPETSSIFYPSVKLM, encoded by the coding sequence TTGACTTATTCTATTTCTGGTCTTTTACGTATTGATGGACAGGTTATTCGCTCTGTTAAACTCGATACTCATTCTCAGTCTATTGATGTTTTCTGCCGTAGAGACCGTCGATTTTCAGTCAAAACGCCAAACTCCCTACAGCGGAGTACAGTTAATACCTATCTCACTCGAATTATTCATGACTTACCGATTAGTGGTCTCCAATGTCGTGTTCATATTGAATTAGCTCAAACCAGAAATACTGACGGCGTTCGACTTATTGAGGAAAGTGAATTTTTTGAGAAAGGTGTTCGATACTCAAAACGCTTCTGTCACCAGATTAGCGGGTTATGCCGTCATATGCCGATTAGCGTAATAGCAAAACATTTTGGTTTGCTATGGGAAACCGTCAAAAATATCGATAAAGCGTTATTGAATCGGACGTTTCCTCCCAGTGACCCGGCACTGCTTACTGGATTGACTCATATCGGTGTTGATGAAGTCGCTAGAGCTAAAGGGCATGATTATATGACGGTGGTTTACGATATGAATACAGGTCGCTTGATATGGGTTGAACATGGAAGGACAAGCGATACATTAAGTCGTTTTTTAACACAGTTATCTCGAGCAACCGCTGAACAAATTAAAGCTGTAGCTATGGATATGGGCGATTCCTATATAAAGGCGGTCACAGAGCATCTACCCAATGCAGATATCGTCTTTGACCGTTTTCATGTCATGCAGTTATATAGCAAGATAATACGGAAAGAGCGTTCATTTGAATTTAAAAAAGCCGAAAATCACAAAGACAAAAAACTGATAAAAGGCTCTCTGTTTTTACTACTAAAAAACGCAGGAAAACTGTCTTCTTCACAATCAGATAAGCTCGATGAGTTACTGGAATCCAACAAACACCTTTGTTTTATCTACATGATGAAAGAACAGCTTCAACAAATCTGGAACAGCACGAACTACCCAGAAATGGAACAAAAGCTTGAGCAATGGTGCCACTTGGCAATGCAGTCAGGAATACTGAGTTTACAAAGCTTTGTTGGGACACTACAGCGACATAAAAAAGGGATCTGTAACTACGCAACTTACCATTTAACCAGTGCCGCAATTGAAGCTGGAAATGTATCGATTGGTATGTTGAGGAAAAGAGCCAGAGGGATAAGAGATACTGAATATTTTAAATTGAAGATTAAACAAATCTCTGTCCCAGAGACATCCTCAATCTTTTATCCATCTGTCAAGCTCATGTAA